One stretch of Diorhabda carinulata isolate Delta chromosome 5, icDioCari1.1, whole genome shotgun sequence DNA includes these proteins:
- the LOC130894379 gene encoding rho-associated protein kinase 1 isoform X2, protein MDIINDEDRRRRLRLLEERIKEPRGKGNIDSLLDTVQALYTDCDHPAIKKLKNVEVYLNRYDDFASDIINLRMKTDDFEHIKVIGRGAFGKVQLVRQKYTRKVYAMKRLSKADLIKRSDSAFFWEERHIMAHARSEWIVQLHFAFQDTKHLYMVMDYMPGGDIVNLMSNYDIPETWAKFYTMEVVLALDVIHSMGFVHRDVKPDNMLLDKYGHLKLADFGTCMRMDDGGLVRSNNVVGTPDYISPEVLQSHGKGIYGRECDWWSVGIFVYEMLVGETPFYADSLLGTYNKIMYHENNLSFPDEVEISNEAKCFIQGLLCDRNKRLGRNSVDEIKTHPFFVNNENWTFENLRDTAPPVVPELTGDDDTSNFEDYEKDETPEENFPVPNSFVGNHLPFIGFTYNSDYQLLSSLDSVDSKLNNIPSDSSNHVHKLELLLEQEKLNVETLEAKHRQLLIQLETIAQRESDIREEMTKNEKDLTILRHNYKELQRKAEHESDLRKNTEKYLSELKKRYEEEQNKRTREMNNNQQHNDKIQLLEKQVNEMQEKLKAETENCQKLRKQANELTIVKSNSEHKVAEYQTLLQSIQSQRDTLQTEVATLQDQLTEERNYRSQMSDQQIVLENKLQSVNAEMERVRQKEMKISTDNIQLTEKVSNLEKECAGLDLELKALKNRYQQEVKAHEETERSRVLNKEEANLEVVKALQTKLNEEKCARQKADLNSQEKERQISMLSVDYRQIQQRLQKLEGEYRQEVEKVKAVNGQFEQEQQKKNILQSEMSQQMAEFNKLKAKESQLLVEIGQLQEIKRTLEEELMRVKNNWQRDQLQMKELQENLETEQYFTTLYKTQTVELKEEVDEKNRINKEFEEERASLKHQCQLALARADSEALARSIAEETVADLEKEKTMKELELKDLLAKHRTDINSKEVAINTFKDRELELKKLTEQLQKEKDELNRQYKQLQEEFNRKTNNNEEYEKLVNRLNTESLLKQQAVNKLHEILNRKDIRESAKGKSKVSNADLRRKERDLKKLQQELSLEKEKYNQMIGNYQKNIQDLSAQLNEEISAKQRLQMELDSKDADLEQLQLKLSSMNSETASLSSADNDGEEIDAVFEGWLSIPSKQNIRRHGWKKQYVVVSSRKIIFYNSDNDKQNSDPVIVLDLSKVFHVRSVTQGDVIRADSKDIPRIFQLLYAGEGEARKTDAEQATLALDVSQSMRNFDDKPGVILHKGHEFLNISYHMPTTCEVCPKPMWNMFRPPPALECRRCRIKVHKDHLEKKEDSVPPCKLHYDPSYAKELLLLACSHDEQRQWVSRLSRKIQKYGFKANNSNAIDSSTKISPRESTRSNMKPYMNTQQRSATLPANSSMNSK, encoded by the exons atggatattataAACGATGAGGATCGTAGGAGAAGATTAAGACTTCTCGAGGAACGTATAAAAGAGCCTCGAGGGAAAGGAAATATTGATTCATTACTAGATACAGTACAGGCACTGTATACAGATTGTGATCATCCagctattaaaaaattgaagaatgtCGAAGTTTACTTAAATAGGT ATGATGATTTTGCTAGCGATATCATCAATCTCCGAATGAAAACCGATGATTTCGAACACATAAAAGTGATAGGTAGGGGAGCGTTCGGCAAAGTTCAATTAGTTAGGCAAAAGTACACTAGAAAAGTATACGCGATGAAAAGATTGAGCAAAGCAGATCTGATCAAACGATCGGATTCGGCTTTCTTTTGGGAGGAAAGACACATCATGGCGCACGCCAGATCCGAGTGGATAGTTCAATTACATTTCGCCTTCCAG GATACCAAACATCTCTACATGGTAATGGACTACATGCCGGGCGGGGATATAGTTAATCTGATGTCGAATTACGATATACCGGAAACTTGGGCGAAATTTTACACGATGGAAGTTGTGCTAGCTTTGGACGTGATCCATTCGATGGGATTCGTCCATAGGGACGTCAAGCCGGACAATATGCTTTTGGATAAATATGGGCACTTGAAATTGGCGGATTTCGGTACTTGTATGCGAATGGACGACGGGGGTTTGGTTAGATCGAACAACGTAGTCGGTACTCCAGATTATATTTCGCCGGAAGTGCTGCAGAGCCACGGGAAAGGGATTTACGGAAGGGAATGCGATTGGTGGTCGGTGGGAATTTTCGTGTACGAGATGTTGGTAGGGGAAACGCCCTTTTACGCCGACAGCCTTCTGGGTACTTACAACAAGATCATGTACCACGAAAATAATTTGTCGTTTCCGGACGAAGTCGAAATTTCCAACGAAGCCAAGTGTTTTATACAGGGTCTTCTCTGCGATAGAAACAAGCGGTTAG GGCGAAATAGTGTGGATGAGATAAAGACGCATCCGTTTTTTGTGAACAACGAAAATTGgacttttgaaaatttgagggatACGGCGCCGCCGGTGGTTCCCGAATTGACGGGGGATGACGATACCAGTAATTTCGAGGATTACGAAAAGGACGAGACGCCCGAAGAAAATTTTCCTGTGCCTAATAGTTTCGTGGGCAATCATCTACCATTTAtag gttttaCTTACAATTCAGATTATCAGTTACTATCCTCTTTGGATTCCGTGGATAGTAAACTGAATAACATTCCATCGGATTCTAGTAATCACGTCCACAAATTAGAATTGTTACTAGAACAAGAAAAACTAAACGTAGAAACATTAGAAGCCAAACACCGACAACTATTGATACAATTAGAGACTATAGCTCAAAGGGAAAGCGACATCAGAGAAGAAATGACTAAAAACGAAAAGGATCTGACAATATTGAGGCACAATTACAAGGAATTGCAAAGGAAAGCCGAACACGAAAGCGATTTGAGAAAAAACaccgaaaaatatttatcgGAATTGAAGAAACGTTACGAAGAAGAACAGAATAAGAGGACGAGGGAAATGAACAATAATCAGCAGCACAACGATAAGATACAGTTGTTGGAGAAGCAGGTGAACGAGATGCAGGAAAAATTGAAGGCGGAAACGGAAAATTGTCAGAAATTGAGGAAACAGGCTAACGAATTGACTATAGTTAAATCGAATTCGGAACATAAGGTGGCTGAGTATCAGACGTTGTTGCAATCGATACAGAGCCAAAGGGATACTCTTCAAACGGAAGTGGCGACGTTGCAAGATCAGTTAACTGAAGAAAGGAATTATAGGAGTCAG ATGTCCGATCAACAGATAGTTCTAGAAAACAAATTACAATCGGTGAACGCCGAAATGGAAAGGGTACgacaaaaagaaatgaaaatatcaaccGATAACATCCAATTAACCGAAAAAGTATCCAATTTGGAAAAAGAATGCGCCGGACTAGATTTGGAATTGAAGGCGCTCAAAAATAGATATCAGCAAGAAGTTAAAGCACACGAAGAAACCGAAAGAAGTCGAGTTTTGAATAAGGAAGAAGCCAATTTGGAAGTTGTCAAAG ctctACAAACGAAACTAAACGAAGAAAAATGCGCCCGCCAAAAAGCCGATTTGAATTCGCAGGAAAAGGAAAGACAAATCTCGATGTTATCGGTGGATTACAGACAGATCCAACAGAGATTACAGAAACTGGAAGGTGAATACAGACAGGAAGTGGAAAAAGTTAAAGCCGTCAACGGTCAGTTCGAGCAAGAGCAACAGAAGAAGAACATCCTCCAATCGGAAATGAGTCAGCAGATGGCggaattcaataaactcaaagCGAAAGAATCTCAATTGTTGGTGGAAATCGGCCAATTGCAGGAGATAAAGAGAACGCTGGAAGAGGAATTGATGAGGGTGAAGAACAATTGGCAGCGGGATCAGTTGCAGATGAAAGAGCTGCAGGAAAATTTGGAAACCGAACAGTATTTTACGACGCTGTACAAAACGCAGACGGTGGAATTGAAAGAGGAAGTGGACGAGAAAAATAGGATCAATAAGGAGTTCGAAGAGGAAAGGGCCTCGTTGAAACATCAGTGTCAATTGGCTTTGGCGAg AGCTGATTCCGAAGCCCTGGCACGATCGATAGCAGAAGAAACCGTAGCCgatttggaaaaagaaaaaacaatgaaagaatTGGAATTGAAAGATCTATTAGCTAAACACAGAACGGATATAAACAGCAAAGAAGTGGCGATAAACACGTTTAAAGATAGAgaattggaattgaaaaagttaacggaacaattacaaaaagaaaaagatgaaCTAAACAGGCAGTACAAACAGTTGCAAGAAGAATTCAACAGGAAAACCAACAACAACGAGGAATACGAAAAAttg GTGAACAGATTGAACACGGAAAGCCTTTTGAAACAGCAAGCGGTTAATAAGTTACACGAAATATTGAACAGGAAAGACATCAGGGAATCTGCCAAAGGAAAATCCAAAGTTTCCAACGCCGATTTGAGGCGGAAAGAGCGAGACCTGAAGAAACTGCAACAGGAGTTGAgcttggaaaaggaaaaatacaATCAAATGATAGGAAATTATCAGAAGAACATACAAGATTTAAGC GCTCAGCTCAACGAAGAAATATCGGCGAAGCAACGTCTCCAAATGGAATTAGATAGTAAGGACGCCGATTTGGAGCAGCTCCAATTGAAATTGTCTTCGATGAACAGCGAAACGGCGTCGTTGAGTTCGGCGGATAACGACGGCGAGGAAATCGATGCTGTATTCGAGGGGTGGTTGTCGATACCCTCCAAACAGAATATCAGGAGGCACGGTTGGAAGAAACAGTACGTCGTGGTCTCCAgtaggaaaattattttctacaattCCGATAATGATAAACAGAATTCTGATCCGGTTATCGTTTTGGATTTGag TAAAGTATTCCACGTGCGTTCTGTAACCCAAGGGGATGTGATCCGAGCCGATTCCAAAGATATACCGAGGATATTTCAACTTTTGTACGCAGGCGAGGGCGAGGCGCGAAAAACCGACGCCGAACAGGCGACGCTAGCTTTAGACGTCAGTCAATCTATGAGGAATTTCGATGACAAACCCGGCGTCATATTACACAAGGGGCacgaatttttaaatatatcttaTCACATGCCTACTACTTGTGAAGTATGTCCGAAACCGATGTGGAATATGTTTAGGCCGCCGCCGGCTCTGGAATGTAGAA GATGTAGGATAAAGGTTCACAAGGACCATTTAGAAAAGAAGGAGGATTCGGTACCTCCTTGTAAACTCCATTACGATCCCTCATATGCCAAAGAATTACTATTACTCGCTTGTTCGCACGACGAACAGAGACAGTGGGTATCGAGATTAAGtaggaaaatacaaaaatacgGTTTCAAAGCCAACAATTCCAACGCCATAGATTCTTCGACGAAAATATCGCCTAG GGAATCAACTCGCTCTAACATGAAGCCATATATGAACACCCAACAACGATCGGCAACCCTCCCCGCTAATTCCTCGATGAACAGTAAATGA
- the LOC130894379 gene encoding rho-associated protein kinase 1 isoform X1 — protein sequence MDIINDEDRRRRLRLLEERIKEPRGKGNIDSLLDTVQALYTDCDHPAIKKLKNVEVYLNRYDDFASDIINLRMKTDDFEHIKVIGRGAFGKVQLVRQKYTRKVYAMKRLSKADLIKRSDSAFFWEERHIMAHARSEWIVQLHFAFQDTKHLYMVMDYMPGGDIVNLMSNYDIPETWAKFYTMEVVLALDVIHSMGFVHRDVKPDNMLLDKYGHLKLADFGTCMRMDDGGLVRSNNVVGTPDYISPEVLQSHGKGIYGRECDWWSVGIFVYEMLVGETPFYADSLLGTYNKIMYHENNLSFPDEVEISNEAKCFIQGLLCDRNKRLGRNSVDEIKTHPFFVNNENWTFENLRDTAPPVVPELTGDDDTSNFEDYEKDETPEENFPVPNSFVGNHLPFIGFTYNSDYQLLSSLDSVDSKLNNIPSDSSNHVHKLELLLEQEKLNVETLEAKHRQLLIQLETIAQRESDIREEMTKNEKDLTILRHNYKELQRKAEHESDLRKNTEKYLSELKKRYEEEQNKRTREMNNNQQHNDKIQLLEKQVNEMQEKLKAETENCQKLRKQANELTIVKSNSEHKVAEYQTLLQSIQSQRDTLQTEVATLQDQLTEERNYRSQMSDQQIVLENKLQSVNAEMERVRQKEMKISTDNIQLTEKVSNLEKECAGLDLELKALKNRYQQEVKAHEETERSRVLNKEEANLEVVKELMDRIINALQTKLNEEKCARQKADLNSQEKERQISMLSVDYRQIQQRLQKLEGEYRQEVEKVKAVNGQFEQEQQKKNILQSEMSQQMAEFNKLKAKESQLLVEIGQLQEIKRTLEEELMRVKNNWQRDQLQMKELQENLETEQYFTTLYKTQTVELKEEVDEKNRINKEFEEERASLKHQCQLALARADSEALARSIAEETVADLEKEKTMKELELKDLLAKHRTDINSKEVAINTFKDRELELKKLTEQLQKEKDELNRQYKQLQEEFNRKTNNNEEYEKLVNRLNTESLLKQQAVNKLHEILNRKDIRESAKGKSKVSNADLRRKERDLKKLQQELSLEKEKYNQMIGNYQKNIQDLSAQLNEEISAKQRLQMELDSKDADLEQLQLKLSSMNSETASLSSADNDGEEIDAVFEGWLSIPSKQNIRRHGWKKQYVVVSSRKIIFYNSDNDKQNSDPVIVLDLSKVFHVRSVTQGDVIRADSKDIPRIFQLLYAGEGEARKTDAEQATLALDVSQSMRNFDDKPGVILHKGHEFLNISYHMPTTCEVCPKPMWNMFRPPPALECRRCRIKVHKDHLEKKEDSVPPCKLHYDPSYAKELLLLACSHDEQRQWVSRLSRKIQKYGFKANNSNAIDSSTKISPRESTRSNMKPYMNTQQRSATLPANSSMNSK from the exons atggatattataAACGATGAGGATCGTAGGAGAAGATTAAGACTTCTCGAGGAACGTATAAAAGAGCCTCGAGGGAAAGGAAATATTGATTCATTACTAGATACAGTACAGGCACTGTATACAGATTGTGATCATCCagctattaaaaaattgaagaatgtCGAAGTTTACTTAAATAGGT ATGATGATTTTGCTAGCGATATCATCAATCTCCGAATGAAAACCGATGATTTCGAACACATAAAAGTGATAGGTAGGGGAGCGTTCGGCAAAGTTCAATTAGTTAGGCAAAAGTACACTAGAAAAGTATACGCGATGAAAAGATTGAGCAAAGCAGATCTGATCAAACGATCGGATTCGGCTTTCTTTTGGGAGGAAAGACACATCATGGCGCACGCCAGATCCGAGTGGATAGTTCAATTACATTTCGCCTTCCAG GATACCAAACATCTCTACATGGTAATGGACTACATGCCGGGCGGGGATATAGTTAATCTGATGTCGAATTACGATATACCGGAAACTTGGGCGAAATTTTACACGATGGAAGTTGTGCTAGCTTTGGACGTGATCCATTCGATGGGATTCGTCCATAGGGACGTCAAGCCGGACAATATGCTTTTGGATAAATATGGGCACTTGAAATTGGCGGATTTCGGTACTTGTATGCGAATGGACGACGGGGGTTTGGTTAGATCGAACAACGTAGTCGGTACTCCAGATTATATTTCGCCGGAAGTGCTGCAGAGCCACGGGAAAGGGATTTACGGAAGGGAATGCGATTGGTGGTCGGTGGGAATTTTCGTGTACGAGATGTTGGTAGGGGAAACGCCCTTTTACGCCGACAGCCTTCTGGGTACTTACAACAAGATCATGTACCACGAAAATAATTTGTCGTTTCCGGACGAAGTCGAAATTTCCAACGAAGCCAAGTGTTTTATACAGGGTCTTCTCTGCGATAGAAACAAGCGGTTAG GGCGAAATAGTGTGGATGAGATAAAGACGCATCCGTTTTTTGTGAACAACGAAAATTGgacttttgaaaatttgagggatACGGCGCCGCCGGTGGTTCCCGAATTGACGGGGGATGACGATACCAGTAATTTCGAGGATTACGAAAAGGACGAGACGCCCGAAGAAAATTTTCCTGTGCCTAATAGTTTCGTGGGCAATCATCTACCATTTAtag gttttaCTTACAATTCAGATTATCAGTTACTATCCTCTTTGGATTCCGTGGATAGTAAACTGAATAACATTCCATCGGATTCTAGTAATCACGTCCACAAATTAGAATTGTTACTAGAACAAGAAAAACTAAACGTAGAAACATTAGAAGCCAAACACCGACAACTATTGATACAATTAGAGACTATAGCTCAAAGGGAAAGCGACATCAGAGAAGAAATGACTAAAAACGAAAAGGATCTGACAATATTGAGGCACAATTACAAGGAATTGCAAAGGAAAGCCGAACACGAAAGCGATTTGAGAAAAAACaccgaaaaatatttatcgGAATTGAAGAAACGTTACGAAGAAGAACAGAATAAGAGGACGAGGGAAATGAACAATAATCAGCAGCACAACGATAAGATACAGTTGTTGGAGAAGCAGGTGAACGAGATGCAGGAAAAATTGAAGGCGGAAACGGAAAATTGTCAGAAATTGAGGAAACAGGCTAACGAATTGACTATAGTTAAATCGAATTCGGAACATAAGGTGGCTGAGTATCAGACGTTGTTGCAATCGATACAGAGCCAAAGGGATACTCTTCAAACGGAAGTGGCGACGTTGCAAGATCAGTTAACTGAAGAAAGGAATTATAGGAGTCAG ATGTCCGATCAACAGATAGTTCTAGAAAACAAATTACAATCGGTGAACGCCGAAATGGAAAGGGTACgacaaaaagaaatgaaaatatcaaccGATAACATCCAATTAACCGAAAAAGTATCCAATTTGGAAAAAGAATGCGCCGGACTAGATTTGGAATTGAAGGCGCTCAAAAATAGATATCAGCAAGAAGTTAAAGCACACGAAGAAACCGAAAGAAGTCGAGTTTTGAATAAGGAAGAAGCCAATTTGGAAGTTGTCAAAG AACTCATGGATCGTATTATAAACg ctctACAAACGAAACTAAACGAAGAAAAATGCGCCCGCCAAAAAGCCGATTTGAATTCGCAGGAAAAGGAAAGACAAATCTCGATGTTATCGGTGGATTACAGACAGATCCAACAGAGATTACAGAAACTGGAAGGTGAATACAGACAGGAAGTGGAAAAAGTTAAAGCCGTCAACGGTCAGTTCGAGCAAGAGCAACAGAAGAAGAACATCCTCCAATCGGAAATGAGTCAGCAGATGGCggaattcaataaactcaaagCGAAAGAATCTCAATTGTTGGTGGAAATCGGCCAATTGCAGGAGATAAAGAGAACGCTGGAAGAGGAATTGATGAGGGTGAAGAACAATTGGCAGCGGGATCAGTTGCAGATGAAAGAGCTGCAGGAAAATTTGGAAACCGAACAGTATTTTACGACGCTGTACAAAACGCAGACGGTGGAATTGAAAGAGGAAGTGGACGAGAAAAATAGGATCAATAAGGAGTTCGAAGAGGAAAGGGCCTCGTTGAAACATCAGTGTCAATTGGCTTTGGCGAg AGCTGATTCCGAAGCCCTGGCACGATCGATAGCAGAAGAAACCGTAGCCgatttggaaaaagaaaaaacaatgaaagaatTGGAATTGAAAGATCTATTAGCTAAACACAGAACGGATATAAACAGCAAAGAAGTGGCGATAAACACGTTTAAAGATAGAgaattggaattgaaaaagttaacggaacaattacaaaaagaaaaagatgaaCTAAACAGGCAGTACAAACAGTTGCAAGAAGAATTCAACAGGAAAACCAACAACAACGAGGAATACGAAAAAttg GTGAACAGATTGAACACGGAAAGCCTTTTGAAACAGCAAGCGGTTAATAAGTTACACGAAATATTGAACAGGAAAGACATCAGGGAATCTGCCAAAGGAAAATCCAAAGTTTCCAACGCCGATTTGAGGCGGAAAGAGCGAGACCTGAAGAAACTGCAACAGGAGTTGAgcttggaaaaggaaaaatacaATCAAATGATAGGAAATTATCAGAAGAACATACAAGATTTAAGC GCTCAGCTCAACGAAGAAATATCGGCGAAGCAACGTCTCCAAATGGAATTAGATAGTAAGGACGCCGATTTGGAGCAGCTCCAATTGAAATTGTCTTCGATGAACAGCGAAACGGCGTCGTTGAGTTCGGCGGATAACGACGGCGAGGAAATCGATGCTGTATTCGAGGGGTGGTTGTCGATACCCTCCAAACAGAATATCAGGAGGCACGGTTGGAAGAAACAGTACGTCGTGGTCTCCAgtaggaaaattattttctacaattCCGATAATGATAAACAGAATTCTGATCCGGTTATCGTTTTGGATTTGag TAAAGTATTCCACGTGCGTTCTGTAACCCAAGGGGATGTGATCCGAGCCGATTCCAAAGATATACCGAGGATATTTCAACTTTTGTACGCAGGCGAGGGCGAGGCGCGAAAAACCGACGCCGAACAGGCGACGCTAGCTTTAGACGTCAGTCAATCTATGAGGAATTTCGATGACAAACCCGGCGTCATATTACACAAGGGGCacgaatttttaaatatatcttaTCACATGCCTACTACTTGTGAAGTATGTCCGAAACCGATGTGGAATATGTTTAGGCCGCCGCCGGCTCTGGAATGTAGAA GATGTAGGATAAAGGTTCACAAGGACCATTTAGAAAAGAAGGAGGATTCGGTACCTCCTTGTAAACTCCATTACGATCCCTCATATGCCAAAGAATTACTATTACTCGCTTGTTCGCACGACGAACAGAGACAGTGGGTATCGAGATTAAGtaggaaaatacaaaaatacgGTTTCAAAGCCAACAATTCCAACGCCATAGATTCTTCGACGAAAATATCGCCTAG GGAATCAACTCGCTCTAACATGAAGCCATATATGAACACCCAACAACGATCGGCAACCCTCCCCGCTAATTCCTCGATGAACAGTAAATGA